A window of Sutcliffiella cohnii contains these coding sequences:
- a CDS encoding MBL fold metallo-hydrolase, whose amino-acid sequence MSEVILSVTGTAQDGGLPHPNCFCENCKRAIADHKWKRTASSLAIVLPEEQKWHLIEATPDLREQMARLQMKYGMESKLMSSIFLTHAHIGHYPGLMFLGKEAINANKLPVMAGAKMKKLLETDAPWSQLTALENIVVEEINDKEAVNLSKDVTVTPVLVPHRNEFSETFSYWIQGPNKKVLFIPDIDRWDEWDMDISEAVKEADICFLDGTFHSQYDLAKINRDFGQIPHPPMTETMDRLQDLVESTQVYFIHLNHSNPVLRADGELRKEVEAKGFYIADEEIEFKI is encoded by the coding sequence GTGAGTGAAGTTATTTTAAGTGTAACGGGTACTGCTCAAGATGGCGGACTACCTCATCCAAATTGTTTTTGTGAAAATTGTAAAAGAGCAATAGCAGACCATAAATGGAAGAGAACCGCATCATCATTGGCTATTGTTCTACCAGAGGAACAGAAATGGCATTTAATTGAGGCAACACCAGATTTAAGGGAACAAATGGCACGATTGCAAATGAAATATGGAATGGAATCGAAGTTGATGAGTAGTATTTTTCTAACACATGCTCATATCGGTCATTACCCAGGATTAATGTTTTTAGGAAAAGAAGCAATAAATGCTAACAAGTTACCAGTCATGGCAGGAGCAAAAATGAAAAAATTGCTTGAAACGGATGCACCATGGAGCCAATTAACTGCCCTTGAAAACATCGTTGTCGAAGAAATTAATGATAAAGAAGCAGTTAATTTATCAAAGGACGTAACCGTTACACCAGTTCTCGTTCCACATCGCAATGAGTTTTCGGAAACTTTTTCCTATTGGATTCAAGGTCCGAATAAAAAAGTATTATTTATTCCAGATATCGATCGATGGGATGAATGGGATATGGATATTTCTGAAGCGGTGAAAGAGGCGGATATTTGTTTTCTCGATGGAACGTTTCACTCCCAGTACGATTTAGCAAAAATTAACCGCGACTTTGGGCAAATTCCTCACCCACCAATGACGGAAACGATGGATCGACTACAAGATTTAGTAGAGTCAACACAAGTTTATTTTATCCATCTGAACCATTCAAACCCTGTATTACGCGCAGATGGGGAATTACGAAAAGAAGTGGAAGCAAAAGGTTTTTATATCGCAGACGAAGAAATCGAATTCAAAATATAA
- the ehuA gene encoding ectoine/hydroxyectoine ABC transporter ATP-binding protein EhuA — MSDQPLVRYSKVSKSFGDLKVLKELDLAIKHREKVALIGPSGSGKTTIIRMLMTLEQPTSGVIELEGEPLWHKEVDGKLIEADEKHLRKMRSDIGMVFQHFNLFPHMTILRNVTEAPIRVQGLSKEEAEARAIDMLEKVGLGDKLNAYPAQLSGGQQQRVAIARAVVMRPKVMLFDEVTSALDPELVGEVLQVIKDLAEETDMAMILVTHEMDFARDVADRIVFLHDGQIEEEGAPQEVLGNPKSERLQTFLGRFMSDTGAVQTG; from the coding sequence ATGAGTGACCAACCACTCGTTCGATATAGTAAAGTAAGTAAAAGCTTTGGTGACTTAAAAGTATTAAAAGAATTAGATTTAGCCATAAAGCATCGGGAAAAAGTGGCGTTGATAGGACCAAGTGGATCAGGAAAAACAACGATTATCCGTATGTTAATGACGTTAGAACAGCCCACTTCCGGTGTGATTGAATTGGAAGGTGAGCCTCTTTGGCATAAGGAAGTAGACGGAAAGCTAATAGAAGCAGATGAAAAGCATTTGCGAAAAATGCGGAGCGACATAGGTATGGTATTTCAGCATTTTAATTTATTTCCACATATGACGATTTTAAGAAATGTAACAGAAGCCCCTATTCGTGTCCAAGGATTATCAAAGGAAGAAGCGGAAGCAAGAGCGATAGATATGTTAGAAAAAGTTGGTCTTGGAGATAAGTTAAATGCCTATCCAGCTCAACTATCTGGTGGTCAGCAACAACGAGTAGCGATTGCTAGAGCTGTAGTGATGCGACCAAAAGTGATGCTGTTTGACGAAGTAACATCAGCTCTTGACCCAGAACTTGTAGGAGAGGTGCTACAAGTTATTAAAGATTTAGCAGAAGAAACAGATATGGCAATGATCTTAGTAACCCATGAAATGGACTTTGCCAGAGACGTTGCAGACCGTATTGTTTTTTTACACGATGGTCAAATAGAAGAAGAAGGTGCACCACAAGAGGTATTAGGAAACCCTAAATCTGAGAGGCTACAAACATTTTTAGGTAGGTTTATGAGTGATACCGGTGCTGTACAAACTGGTTAA
- the ehuD gene encoding ectoine/hydroxyectoine ABC transporter permease subunit EhuD, giving the protein MSWDWEFAIEIFPELFNVIWLVIGITFAAYAVALIFGLVLTFGRRSKFKPLALVTYGFIEFVRSTPPLVQLFFVYFALPQLGITMDKYVAGILTLGIHYSTYVSEVYRSGIESIPKGQWEASRALNFSKTQTWFRVILPQSIPPVIPMLGNYLLVLFKETPLLGAIGVLEFLTRAKNIGSASFSYLEPFTIVGLLFLVLSYSSSIMIQKLEKKMKKVHVRTN; this is encoded by the coding sequence ATGAGTTGGGATTGGGAGTTTGCGATAGAAATCTTTCCTGAATTATTTAATGTTATTTGGCTAGTAATTGGCATAACGTTCGCTGCCTATGCAGTAGCATTGATTTTCGGATTAGTACTCACATTTGGAAGAAGGTCAAAATTTAAGCCTCTAGCTTTAGTAACATACGGGTTTATAGAGTTCGTGCGATCCACTCCGCCGCTAGTGCAATTATTTTTTGTATATTTCGCATTACCACAATTAGGCATTACAATGGACAAATATGTAGCTGGAATTTTAACATTAGGCATTCACTACAGTACGTACGTGTCAGAAGTTTACCGATCCGGAATTGAATCAATCCCAAAAGGTCAATGGGAGGCAAGTAGAGCATTAAATTTCTCAAAAACGCAAACATGGTTTCGCGTTATATTACCACAATCCATACCACCAGTTATTCCAATGTTAGGAAACTACTTACTAGTGTTATTTAAAGAAACACCGTTATTGGGCGCTATTGGGGTTTTAGAATTTTTAACGAGAGCTAAAAATATAGGTTCAGCTTCCTTCAGTTACTTAGAACCTTTTACCATTGTTGGTCTATTATTCTTAGTATTAAGTTACTCCTCCTCTATCATGATACAGAAATTAGAAAAGAAAATGAAAAAGGTACATGTTAGAACGAACTAA
- the ehuC gene encoding ectoine/hydroxyectoine ABC transporter permease subunit EhuC, whose protein sequence is MIQPYIEILPQLLKGANTTIQILIASALVTYSVAFIAGLGKISRFKLVRGVTTFYVEIFRGTSLLVQMFWIFYALPAFGITLSPFLAGVITLGLNYGAYASEVVRGAIQAIPKGQTEAAIALNMSRWHRMTRVILPQAIRIMLPGFGNISIELLKGTSLVSLITLADLTFQGLIIRNTNLSYTFHVFISLLVIYFLIALPLIILVRKLENRAAKGVAK, encoded by the coding sequence ATTATCCAGCCTTACATAGAAATTTTGCCGCAGTTACTAAAAGGGGCAAATACAACAATACAAATATTAATTGCCTCCGCGTTAGTGACATATAGTGTTGCGTTTATAGCCGGACTAGGCAAGATATCACGATTTAAGTTGGTAAGGGGCGTAACTACCTTTTATGTAGAAATATTTAGAGGAACATCGTTACTTGTCCAAATGTTTTGGATATTTTACGCACTTCCCGCTTTCGGTATTACTCTTTCTCCATTTTTAGCCGGTGTTATCACATTAGGATTAAACTACGGTGCTTATGCTTCAGAAGTAGTAAGAGGTGCTATTCAAGCAATACCAAAAGGACAAACAGAAGCTGCCATCGCTTTAAATATGAGTCGTTGGCACAGAATGACACGTGTTATTCTACCTCAAGCTATTAGAATTATGTTACCTGGTTTCGGTAACATATCTATCGAACTATTAAAAGGGACATCGTTAGTTTCCTTAATAACATTAGCAGATTTAACGTTTCAAGGATTAATTATACGTAATACTAATTTAAGTTATACATTCCATGTTTTTATAAGTTTACTAGTTATTTATTTCTTAATAGCATTACCATTAATTATTTTAGTACGAAAATTAGAGAACAGAGCAGCGAAAGGGGTGGCTAAATAA
- the ehuB gene encoding ectoine/hydroxyectoine ABC transporter substrate-binding protein EhuB produces the protein MKKFITIFTITIFTIVLAACSSTSSGDLSTLERAKEEGKITIGFAGENPYAYQTADGELTGQSVEVARAVFQKLGIEEMDGVLTEFGSLINGLQAERFDVVTAGMYITPDRCERVQFGEPEYSIGEALAVQSGNPYNLHSYEDIAANPDVKIAVMEGAIELSYLDAAGVSQSQIEIVSDIPSNVAALQSGRVDAITMTSPTLEAALATANADNVERVADFEQPIVDGESVRGYGAAAFRLADEEFVQAYNEALQELKDSGELLEIISEFGFTEDDLPGDMTAAELCGS, from the coding sequence ATTACGATATTTACTATTACAATATTTACAATCGTACTAGCCGCTTGTTCTAGTACATCAAGCGGAGATTTAAGCACGTTAGAACGTGCGAAGGAAGAAGGAAAAATAACAATAGGCTTCGCGGGGGAAAATCCATACGCCTACCAAACAGCTGATGGAGAACTAACAGGTCAATCCGTTGAAGTTGCTCGCGCCGTATTCCAAAAGTTAGGAATAGAAGAAATGGATGGAGTTTTAACGGAATTTGGTTCATTAATAAACGGTTTACAGGCAGAAAGATTTGACGTAGTAACTGCTGGGATGTATATAACACCAGATAGATGTGAGCGTGTGCAGTTCGGTGAACCAGAATATAGTATTGGGGAAGCATTGGCAGTTCAATCGGGAAATCCATATAATCTACATAGTTACGAAGACATCGCAGCAAATCCTGATGTAAAAATTGCTGTAATGGAAGGCGCTATTGAATTGTCATATCTAGATGCGGCTGGGGTTAGTCAAAGCCAAATAGAAATTGTGTCAGATATTCCATCTAACGTTGCAGCTTTACAATCTGGACGTGTAGACGCGATTACGATGACTAGTCCTACGTTAGAAGCAGCGCTAGCAACTGCAAATGCAGATAATGTTGAACGTGTAGCTGACTTTGAGCAACCTATTGTTGATGGAGAAAGTGTAAGAGGATATGGTGCAGCTGCATTTAGATTGGCGGATGAGGAATTTGTTCAGGCGTACAATGAAGCTTTACAAGAATTAAAAGATTCTGGTGAACTACTAGAAATTATTAGTGAGTTTGGTTTTACAGAAGATGATCTACCTGGTGACATGACAGCAGCTGAACTTTGTGGAAGCTAA